A single Glycine soja cultivar W05 chromosome 14, ASM419377v2, whole genome shotgun sequence DNA region contains:
- the LOC114383582 gene encoding uncharacterized protein LOC114383582, which translates to MPKSSRFLVVAIAVAALCVILPVAAAADLEDPGVLRLPSDSLCGKTTPSSCPAKCFRADPVCGADGVTYWCGCAEAACAGVEVAKLGFCEVGNGGSAPIPGQALLLVHIVWLIVLGFSVLFGLF; encoded by the coding sequence ATGCCGAAATCCTCACGATTCCTAGTCGTCGCGATCGCCGTCGCCGCGCTCTGCGTAATCCTCCCCGTCGCGGCGGCGGCGGATCTCGAGGACCCCGGCGTGCTGCGGCTGCCGTCGGACAGCCTGTGCGGCAAAACGACGCCGTCTTCGTGCCCGGCAAAGTGCTTCCGCGCCGACCCCGTTTGCGGCGCGGACGGCGTGACGTACTGGTGCGGTTGCGCAGAGGCGGCGTGCGCAGGCGTGGAGGTTGCGAAATTGGGGTTCTGTGAAGTCGGGAATGGTGGCTCGGCGCCGATTCCTGGGCAAGCTCTGCTTTTGGTGCACATTGTTTGGCTCATTGTGTTGGGGTTCTCCGTGTTGTTCGGTCTTTTTTAG